From one Plasmodium knowlesi strain H genome assembly, chromosome: 11 genomic stretch:
- a CDS encoding ribosome biogenesis protein YTM1, putative codes for MKRGGRKKKGTLSNKLGKGKNDPSEDEEVIESETSSDEMGESNSASEESIDSDADNLSDKEQESQAEKQIQIYFTSNVANEKYQMEDTIYTIPATFKRIDLSRMVKKLLDIKENVSFEFLINDQILRSSIEEFLQLNNILSENVIEIKYILSITKKESTPIDKISEWISKLIIIENRLYCSTFGGSALCYDMSNFAKIDARKVADMSIFAFNVCKNDKLIDGEVKYSESVVGLSNGTIRAFLNEEMDQKIVTRSDLYLGNHDDMVKSIAFNKSGSLLITGGADNKINLYDNKEIVQKLKEYKSENDTNKRKMKHVLTPKKCIHKDVGIITTLTFFNSNNHFLCTGLEKNIKIYDADTADLFATLPYGKAIMCSDILNDNLFVTADEQSVIKLFDVRCLEEKAVISMNENKYFFHDKVITSLWGNKNGIHFLSSSHDGFTNIYDVRLNKFPVYTIQTEDKSKVLSSTWFYRESNNYVINADENNLTLHSF; via the coding sequence ATGAAAagaggtggaagaaaaaaaaaggggacgcTCAGCAACAAACtgggcaaaggaaaaaatgatccttctgaagatgaagaagtaaTAGAAAGCGAAACTTCCAGTGATGAAATGGGAGAAAGCAACTCCGCCAGTGAAGAATCAATCGATAGTGATGCCGACAATTTGTCGGACAAAGAGCAGGAAAGCCAAGCGGAAAAGCAAATACAGATATATTTCACGTCGAACGTGGCTAATGAAAAGTACCAAATGGAAGACACGATTTACACCATTCCAGCTACCTTCAAAAGAATTGACTTGTCAAGAATGGTCAAAAAATTGCTcgatataaaggaaaatgtttccttcgaatttttaataaatgaTCAAATTTTAAGATCATCCATAGAAGAATTCTTACAGCTTAATAATATCCTCTCGGAAAATGTGATAGAGATAAAGTACATACTATCAataacgaaaaaggaaagtactCCAATTGACAAAATCTCAGAATGGATTTCAAAATTAATCATAATTGAAAATAGGCTATATTGTAGCACCTTCGGAGGAAGTGCCCTCTGTTATGATATGTCAAATTTCGCGAAAATAGATGCGCGAAAAGTGGCTGATATGTCTATATTTGCATTTAATGTATgtaaaaatgacaaattaaTTGATGGAGAAGTAAAATACAGCGAATCGGTTGTAGGACTATCCAATGGAACTATAAGagcatttttaaatgaagaaatggatCAGAAAATAGTAACGAGGAGTGACCTATATCTAGGCAACCATGATGATATGGTTAAATCTATCGCCTTCAATAAGAGCGGGTCTTTACTTATCACTGGAGGTGCAGATAACAAAATAAACCTGTATGATAATAAGGAAATTGTACAGAAGTTAAAGGAATACAAGTCGGAAAATGACACgaataagagaaaaatgaaacatgTGTTAACTCCAAAGAAGTGTATACATAAGGACGTTGGAATTATAACGACCTTAACCTTTTTTAATAGTAATAACCACTTTTTATGTACGGGtctcgaaaaaaatataaaaatatatgatgcAGATACAGCAGACCTATTTGCTACTCTTCCATATGGAAAAGCAATCATGTGCAGTGATATTTTGAATGACAATCTGTTCGTAACTGCAGATGAGCAATCCGTTATTAAATTATTCGATGTCAGATGCTTAGAGGAGAAAGCAGTAATATCTATGAATgagaataaatattttttccatgatAAAGTGATAACTTCCCTTTGGGggaacaaaaatggaattcaCTTTTTATCATCCTCACATGATGGGTTTACGAATATATACGACGTGAGGCTGAACAAGTTTCCAGTCTACACCATTCAAACTGAAGACAAGTCGAAGGTCTTATCCAGCACCTGGTTCTACAGGGAAAGCAATAATTATGTAATAAATGCGGACGAGAACAATTTAACTCTACATAGCTTTTAA